Within the Scleropages formosus chromosome 8, fSclFor1.1, whole genome shotgun sequence genome, the region AGCCAGGACTGACGAGCCAGGCCAGTCTGTGTTCATACACACTCTGTAATTATTGGAACAATGAAAGTCAGCACGAAACTGTGACTAAATGACCAAAGTTGAAGAGAGAAAAGTTTGTCACCGGATGTTCTTTCCTTCTGTGTCGTACGACTCGTGTCAAACGGCGTCATTTATTAAATGATCAGAAATTAACGTGACGTGGGATATGTGGGCTTGAACGCGCAAAAACGTCCTCCAGGAGACCGAAGGGACCAAGTGCGAGAGGGAAAACGACGACACGGCGAGTACAGAGTAAGGGCACGTTCGTACAGTACCCATAAAATAAGAATGTTTCACCCTGGGCTGTTTCTTACACCATTCAAAGTGAGGAAAAGTTTGCAGTCTAACAACCTGAGGAATGTGTGACTTGAGGGAAAAATGAGTGTTTGGGCAATAATAGATCCCTACAGCACAGGCTCTGCAGTTTTCAAGGACTGAAATGGTGCTGCAGAAAGTGCCGCGTGTCGTCGTAACACACATTTTGGGAAAAGTTGACAAACGTGCCAAACACATTCCATGTTTCCCGTCCTCAGAGTCGACTCGCCTCCCCCTTATACACTTTCATAACTTTACTGTCCTGCCGGAGACCGAACTTCGTTTCCGGAACGTTTCCTACTCAAGATCTCACTGACttgttcttctcttcttctgcctTCCAGAATCACACGCCCAGAAGCCAAGTAAGTGCTCAATGCCGCTGTTACTCTTGTGTCGCGTGTTTGTCACACAGCAGTGCGGCCACAGGTTCGTGTTCAGTGTCAGTGCCAGAGTGGTCAGTCCAACAGCAGCTGGCCATCATCACTGAAATAGAAGGAAACACTCCAGTTCGGGTTAAGGGCTCAAAACTGGACAGAAAATATAATCAGAATGTAAGTAGAGAAGTAAGAGTTTGATCCGGTGTCAAGGTCGAGATCTTCCCAGATCCCGGATCTTCATGCCTGCTGCTCGGAGCGGCGCAGTTCATGTCGCTGGGCCCTCTTGGGCTATGAGCTCCGAATGGGTGTGAAGCAGTTATGCAGCACTAGCTTTCTTATATCGCACATAATATCATGCCAAGTAAAAGAAGCTGTGACGTGTCAAGAACATCCGTGTTCACATGTCGTCCCCCTTCAGTGTGTGGTCAAGCCCCCCTGAACACCAGGATCGTTGGGGGGCAGAATGCTGCCCCGGGCAGTTGGCCCTGGCAAGTCAGTATGCGCTACCAGGGAAGTCACGTGTGCGGAGGGTCCCTCATCAACAACCGGTGGATCCTGTCCGCTGCCCACTGCTTCACACTGATCAGGTATTAATTACAGGATGTGACAATGAAGAGGTGGAGCAGTGTTACGTGTGTCATGTACCATGTTTTGCGGTATGATGTTTCACCCCTGATATCGTCTTAAACTGCACTCTCTCACATTCTCTCCTGCAGTGCGAATCCAAGCGGTTGGACTATGGTTCTGGGCCTGCAGACCCAGCAGGGTACCAACCCACATGCAGTGTACAGAGCAGTGAGAAGAATCATTGTTCATCCAAGGTACAATGGAAACACCAACAACAACGACCTCGCTCTAGTCCAGCTGTCCTCCACTATCAATTTCAGTGACTACATCCAGCCCATCTGCCTGGCAGCCGCTGGCAGCACCTTATACAACGGCACCGAGACCTGGGTCACCGGCTGGGGATACATCCAGTCAGGAGGTGAGTGTGTTCGTCCTGAGGACCAGCAGGTGGAGGCGTAAATAGGGAACAGAAGCTACAAGTGAATTTTTTGCAGGTTAACATCCCTGGTCAGCTGGGAAACTGAGTGAGATGAGCTGAATAACCTGAACTTAGACACTTAAAGAGGTACA harbors:
- the LOC108941621 gene encoding serine protease 27-like encodes the protein MTLWTALFTVVAVIAMATESHAQKPMCGQAPLNTRIVGGQNAAPGSWPWQVSMRYQGSHVCGGSLINNRWILSAAHCFTLISANPSGWTMVLGLQTQQGTNPHAVYRAVRRIIVHPRYNGNTNNNDLALVQLSSTINFSDYIQPICLAAAGSTLYNGTETWVTGWGYIQSGVSLPPPGILQEVEVPVIGNGKCNCLYGPGSITKNMLCAGLLAGGKDSCQGDSGGPLVVKQGSVWVQAGIVSFGNGCAEPKYPGVYTRVSQYQSWISSVITSNLPGFVTYFSSGRNRDVTCSATIAVTSNSILLT